One region of Persicobacter psychrovividus genomic DNA includes:
- a CDS encoding Ig-like domain-containing protein yields MAQKVMYVTPVTQNILMVHLSEGEVLYDRETKNNFDLDKTALNIELADLATSYTISSSDDGNFNNLQPIEVGRKAKADHFTYTGMEWAGGAFDPRTEPWITEHWVYLKFDQTFEEGKTYTLNLSALENIDAPEQTFTFNTHQLRSESVHVNTLGYRPDEQKFAYIYHWAGTLGGIDLTDYDGKKFEVVNTQDGAVAYEGTLSFRKSKDNPETAQQQDTPNQNFLGAEVYDADFSGLSSPGEYVVSVEGMGCSFPFKIGDDPVLAAYRATMRALYHQRSGIRIEEAYDINGDGIKTPYVRPATQNPMVQGEGGISFKDKILYSKVPFAKWTSQDGGDARDEVIAKAKGNVLNVAGWYHDAGDWDGYYSHQRVPMLLMATYEHLPQMFGDDEMDLPESGNGIPDIVDEASWLIKFNYRLRKETTAQGYSDGGLGGARVAPDPFTHREGAGNPEDEGKPSWQDERFYAVTEADAFMTYIYAGEAAQLAMILKKLGRDPQKFPIEMLDNVDFDQMSRDDVDLIKEAEESWDWAHAAKNQPEGKNPELSDLYTYRTYAAVNLFRLTGKAKYHAEAIEGLNRMKGATILSEDQRWAVYSYLLADNFNVDEQLKTALEGTMRSTANNLGAVSAERRACRWGGLFDFPMLVGQGTTPWVFENIIAYGYTGDKSYLDVVDNTTSYFLGTNPSHTTWMTGVGPRPMTKAFNLDGRRITDNWGVYPGWIPYGPWTYMDKDRAGVDGQKWTMNDGIERQGGQGPWSSHWFNFSLTPIVDNWPGHERKVNNVFTPLSSENTLHQNTVYAAIAYGVANGRQFSNATAAQKVGNITLTNTDHTFEYFNETAVVGVEIDNKKATIAALKWESSNPEVMAVDQFGRLAAVGNGTATITCKTLDGSVASTFDVENIDLKERPVSSIRIDFDEDQLEVLEGARRKFYVEILPEDATDKTWHWESEDETIVGVDGEFIVALKEGTTTVHAVSNNNEEATAALSVKVNAAAYTVVADFDEYIPVYDEGPQNEAVEIFTTNAAVDVAAENPLKEGLNTSDKVLKVTKADGEWKLFGFSSPNYEPFSMCEHNELTFLYYGEDLTDVLYSMETFSGNKIEERITVEPATTWTRVSLPVPANGLMKSFVIFTNPEDAAGGYDMYFDDFKFRQDPNAVCEEENDTRVVLDFENIKLDWVSGYGSFGWNDPQDTLDNGKPNFNYNIIDNDSTEANPSKKVFEFNRTGNNAGAGFGIQVKNAYDLGRAAKVTMKVKTTEYMERCLLKIVEYGTVEGQEEEQELRSLEGTVDTPNVRPNEWITIEFPIAAMTFAGDDSKSLTKVKQFIIMPDVGNNSRMDILVDDIAFAGVKAESISIEGEKEIELTLGDSTAIFARVLPVVVEDPTAVWTSSDEEVAVIDENGMLKAIGLGTAQIIAAANMDKQLTDTLTVTVVEPEPEVPTDVDGKYSVSIYPNPTNGSLTIKTQKVFTGIRVNSISGQLVLNQTMNGHVQKQIDLSAMPSGIYLLTIIHSDGSSQVHRFVKQ; encoded by the coding sequence ATGGCACAAAAAGTTATGTACGTTACTCCTGTTACCCAAAACATCTTAATGGTGCATTTAAGTGAGGGGGAGGTCCTTTATGATCGAGAAACCAAAAATAACTTTGATCTCGACAAAACGGCATTAAACATTGAGCTTGCCGACCTTGCCACCTCTTATACCATTAGCAGCTCTGATGATGGTAATTTCAATAATTTACAACCCATTGAAGTTGGGCGAAAGGCCAAAGCAGACCACTTTACTTATACAGGAATGGAATGGGCCGGAGGAGCTTTTGACCCACGAACAGAACCCTGGATCACCGAGCACTGGGTATATTTGAAATTTGATCAGACATTTGAAGAAGGAAAAACTTATACCCTGAACCTTTCGGCACTCGAAAACATTGATGCTCCCGAGCAAACATTCACTTTCAACACCCATCAACTGCGTTCTGAATCGGTACACGTAAACACCCTTGGTTACCGACCTGATGAGCAAAAATTTGCCTATATCTACCACTGGGCAGGTACCCTGGGCGGAATCGATTTGACCGATTATGACGGTAAGAAATTTGAGGTAGTGAATACACAGGACGGTGCTGTTGCCTATGAAGGAACCCTGAGTTTCAGAAAGAGCAAGGACAATCCAGAAACCGCTCAGCAACAGGACACCCCAAACCAAAACTTTTTGGGGGCTGAGGTCTATGATGCCGACTTTTCGGGTCTGAGTTCTCCAGGTGAATATGTGGTATCAGTCGAAGGCATGGGTTGTTCATTCCCTTTCAAAATCGGTGATGACCCTGTGTTGGCCGCTTATCGAGCAACGATGCGTGCGCTGTACCACCAGCGTTCAGGTATCCGAATTGAAGAAGCATACGACATTAACGGAGATGGTATCAAAACACCTTATGTCCGACCAGCTACCCAAAACCCAATGGTTCAAGGAGAAGGAGGAATCAGTTTCAAAGATAAAATTTTATATTCCAAAGTTCCTTTTGCCAAATGGACAAGTCAGGATGGTGGTGATGCCCGTGATGAAGTTATCGCCAAAGCCAAGGGCAATGTGTTGAATGTCGCAGGTTGGTATCATGACGCAGGTGACTGGGACGGCTATTATTCGCATCAGCGCGTACCGATGTTGTTGATGGCGACTTATGAACATTTACCTCAGATGTTTGGTGATGATGAAATGGATTTGCCTGAAAGCGGCAATGGTATTCCTGATATTGTTGATGAGGCCTCATGGTTGATTAAATTCAACTACCGCTTAAGAAAAGAAACCACAGCACAGGGCTATTCTGATGGCGGTCTTGGTGGTGCGCGTGTAGCTCCCGATCCTTTTACCCACCGTGAAGGTGCAGGTAATCCTGAAGATGAAGGAAAGCCTTCATGGCAAGATGAGCGCTTTTATGCGGTTACGGAAGCAGATGCCTTCATGACCTATATATATGCAGGTGAAGCAGCACAGCTGGCGATGATTTTGAAAAAATTAGGTCGCGATCCTCAAAAATTCCCTATTGAGATGTTGGATAATGTGGACTTTGACCAAATGAGTCGCGATGATGTGGATTTGATCAAAGAGGCAGAAGAAAGCTGGGACTGGGCTCATGCTGCTAAAAATCAGCCCGAAGGAAAGAACCCAGAGCTGTCCGATTTATATACCTACCGCACTTATGCAGCGGTGAATTTGTTCCGCTTGACAGGCAAAGCCAAATATCACGCCGAGGCCATCGAAGGATTAAATCGTATGAAAGGCGCAACGATTTTGTCAGAAGACCAACGATGGGCAGTATATTCCTATTTGTTGGCAGATAATTTTAATGTCGACGAGCAATTGAAAACTGCTCTGGAAGGAACAATGAGATCAACCGCCAACAACCTTGGGGCAGTATCTGCTGAGCGTCGCGCTTGTCGTTGGGGTGGATTATTCGATTTTCCTATGTTGGTTGGGCAAGGAACAACACCGTGGGTATTTGAAAATATCATTGCTTACGGATATACAGGAGATAAATCCTATTTGGATGTGGTCGATAACACTACCAGTTATTTCCTGGGTACGAATCCAAGCCACACTACCTGGATGACTGGCGTGGGACCTCGTCCAATGACCAAAGCATTCAACCTGGACGGTCGTAGAATTACCGATAACTGGGGCGTTTACCCTGGTTGGATTCCTTACGGACCATGGACTTATATGGATAAGGACAGAGCAGGAGTAGATGGTCAAAAGTGGACCATGAACGATGGAATCGAGCGTCAAGGCGGACAGGGCCCATGGTCTTCGCATTGGTTTAATTTTTCATTGACACCAATCGTTGATAACTGGCCTGGACACGAGCGAAAGGTGAACAATGTATTTACTCCTTTAAGTTCGGAGAATACACTTCACCAAAATACAGTCTATGCCGCGATTGCTTATGGCGTAGCCAATGGTCGCCAATTTAGTAATGCAACCGCCGCTCAGAAAGTAGGAAACATTACGCTAACGAATACCGATCACACTTTTGAGTATTTCAATGAGACCGCTGTTGTAGGCGTAGAAATTGACAATAAAAAGGCAACCATCGCAGCGCTGAAATGGGAAAGTTCAAACCCTGAAGTGATGGCCGTGGATCAATTTGGTCGCCTTGCAGCAGTCGGAAATGGTACCGCGACCATTACCTGTAAGACATTGGATGGCTCAGTTGCTTCTACTTTTGACGTAGAAAACATCGATCTGAAAGAGCGCCCAGTATCAAGTATCCGAATTGATTTCGATGAAGACCAACTGGAAGTTTTGGAAGGTGCCCGCCGCAAGTTTTATGTAGAGATTCTTCCTGAAGATGCAACGGATAAAACTTGGCACTGGGAGTCGGAAGATGAAACCATAGTAGGTGTTGATGGCGAATTTATTGTCGCTTTGAAAGAAGGGACAACTACCGTGCATGCCGTTTCTAACAATAACGAAGAAGCCACAGCCGCATTATCGGTAAAGGTTAATGCCGCTGCCTACACGGTAGTGGCGGATTTTGACGAATACATTCCCGTTTATGATGAAGGCCCACAAAATGAAGCCGTAGAGATCTTCACCACCAATGCAGCCGTGGATGTAGCCGCAGAAAACCCCCTGAAAGAGGGTTTGAATACATCGGACAAAGTATTGAAGGTTACCAAGGCCGATGGTGAGTGGAAATTATTTGGATTTTCATCACCTAACTACGAGCCATTTTCAATGTGTGAACACAATGAACTGACCTTCCTGTATTATGGAGAGGATTTAACAGATGTCCTTTATTCCATGGAAACCTTTTCAGGGAATAAAATTGAAGAAAGAATTACCGTCGAACCTGCTACCACATGGACGAGGGTTAGTCTCCCTGTCCCAGCGAATGGGTTGATGAAATCCTTTGTGATCTTCACCAATCCCGAAGATGCAGCTGGAGGTTATGACATGTATTTTGATGATTTTAAATTCAGACAGGACCCCAATGCCGTATGTGAGGAGGAAAATGACACCCGCGTCGTACTTGATTTTGAAAACATCAAACTCGACTGGGTAAGTGGGTATGGTTCTTTTGGTTGGAATGATCCACAGGATACGCTTGATAATGGTAAACCGAATTTTAACTATAACATCATTGACAACGATTCTACTGAAGCCAACCCATCCAAAAAGGTTTTTGAGTTCAATCGCACAGGGAATAACGCAGGCGCAGGTTTCGGTATTCAGGTGAAAAATGCATATGATTTAGGCCGAGCAGCAAAAGTAACCATGAAAGTCAAAACGACTGAATACATGGAGCGTTGCCTGTTAAAAATTGTGGAATATGGTACGGTAGAAGGACAAGAAGAGGAACAGGAATTACGAAGCCTCGAGGGTACGGTCGATACACCGAACGTCAGACCAAACGAATGGATCACCATCGAATTTCCCATTGCAGCCATGACCTTCGCAGGGGATGACAGCAAATCGTTGACAAAGGTGAAGCAATTCATCATCATGCCCGATGTAGGCAATAATTCGAGAATGGACATCTTGGTGGATGATATCGCTTTTGCAGGAGTAAAGGCGGAATCGATTTCCATCGAAGGAGAGAAAGAGATCGAATTGACGCTCGGTGACAGCACGGCAATTTTCGCAAGAGTGCTGCCCGTAGTGGTGGAAGACCCGACTGCCGTTTGGACAAGTTCAGACGAAGAAGTGGCTGTTATTGATGAAAATGGCATGCTTAAAGCCATTGGACTGGGAACAGCTCAAATCATTGCCGCTGCAAATATGGACAAGCAATTGACAGATACCCTGACGGTGACTGTGGTTGAACCTGAACCAGAAGTCCCAACGGATGTGGATGGAAAGTATTCGGTTTCAATTTACCCAAATCCAACCAATGGGAGCCTGACGATCAAAACGCAGAAAGTCTTTACAGGCATTCGGGTGAACAGCATCAGTGGGCAGTTGGTCTTGAACCAAACGATGAATGGACATGTACAAAAGCAAATTGACCTATCGGCGATGCCATCGGGAATATATTTATTGACGATCATTCATTCCGATGGATCCTCACAGGTTCATCGATTCGTGAAACAATAA
- a CDS encoding heparinase II/III domain-containing protein: MKLKYFLFVLIFGLTIGSVRAQQLFFTKDRIDKIEKLVGQDELYQQFHQHLIHTADQLCNLPVPEKKMTGRRLLNTCSTFEKYIFHLSYAYQFTHQQKYADKIVELLDEALSYESWNPKHYLDVAEMALGVSIGINTLEEHPKHKTWVDQLYRLAIVPSMEERPYVKGTNNWNAVCHAGITSSALVCQEQYPKEASFLIHRAEKEIKNGLQSYDISGNFPEGPSYWIYGTSFNLILYDLLKVNHLDYSTFEQYAGFWKSGDYYRWSIGSDNTYYNYFDCKGTTRLSPAMAMLSQINGRPDFLTAERAMMKSFMENYGEQQVKSSKDRLAPLFLLWLVGNGSSAEVGNDQTYFVGGGENPVVFWHHQQDGKAVFLGIKGGKGNLSHGHLDAGSFIYEKDGIRWFEDLGRENYTHIESFGKYVWTYDSKAPRWEFFRHHNLGHNTISVDQKAFNPDGFVALDVNQISNETVEVSADLSPLYTQEQAIKRNWFCDGEKLKMTDQFSSSLGKELNWRFFTKAKVVVAKNGKKATLQRNGKSLTIKLKGVKDARFNTLVMNPHFTEMDSPNKEISMLSIDLNAKEAGTLTFIIE, from the coding sequence ATGAAGTTGAAGTATTTTTTATTCGTCTTAATATTTGGCCTGACGATCGGATCAGTCCGTGCTCAACAGTTATTTTTCACCAAAGACAGGATTGATAAAATCGAAAAACTCGTCGGGCAGGATGAACTTTATCAACAGTTTCATCAACATTTGATCCATACCGCAGATCAATTGTGTAACCTCCCTGTACCCGAAAAAAAGATGACTGGCCGACGGTTGCTCAATACCTGTAGTACCTTCGAAAAATACATTTTTCACCTCAGCTATGCCTATCAATTTACCCATCAACAAAAGTATGCCGATAAGATCGTTGAGCTGTTGGATGAGGCATTGAGCTATGAAAGCTGGAATCCCAAGCACTACCTTGATGTGGCAGAAATGGCATTGGGGGTGAGTATCGGAATCAATACCTTAGAAGAACATCCAAAGCACAAAACTTGGGTGGATCAGCTATATCGCTTGGCCATTGTTCCCTCGATGGAGGAGCGTCCCTATGTCAAAGGTACCAACAACTGGAATGCGGTATGCCATGCGGGCATTACCTCATCCGCTTTGGTATGCCAAGAACAATACCCTAAAGAGGCTTCTTTTTTGATTCATCGTGCCGAAAAGGAAATTAAAAATGGCCTTCAGAGCTATGACATCAGTGGCAACTTCCCCGAAGGGCCAAGCTACTGGATTTATGGTACCTCCTTTAATCTTATCCTTTACGATTTACTCAAGGTCAATCATTTAGATTATTCCACTTTTGAACAATACGCAGGATTTTGGAAAAGTGGGGATTACTACCGCTGGTCGATTGGCAGTGATAACACCTATTATAATTATTTTGACTGCAAAGGAACAACACGACTTTCTCCCGCCATGGCGATGCTCTCTCAAATCAACGGGAGACCCGACTTCCTGACCGCTGAAAGAGCCATGATGAAATCATTCATGGAGAACTACGGTGAGCAACAGGTCAAATCATCCAAGGATCGGCTTGCACCCCTGTTTTTGCTATGGTTGGTGGGCAACGGCTCCTCGGCAGAAGTAGGGAATGACCAAACTTATTTTGTGGGTGGGGGAGAAAACCCCGTGGTCTTTTGGCATCATCAGCAAGATGGTAAAGCTGTATTTTTGGGGATCAAAGGAGGGAAGGGAAACCTCAGTCATGGGCACCTCGATGCGGGAAGTTTTATTTATGAGAAAGACGGCATTCGTTGGTTTGAGGACCTCGGACGGGAGAATTATACCCACATCGAGAGCTTTGGAAAGTATGTATGGACTTATGACAGTAAAGCTCCCCGATGGGAATTTTTCCGCCATCACAACCTTGGTCATAATACCATTTCTGTAGATCAAAAGGCCTTCAATCCCGATGGTTTTGTTGCCCTCGATGTCAATCAAATCAGCAACGAAACGGTTGAAGTAAGTGCTGATCTTTCCCCACTTTATACGCAGGAACAGGCAATCAAAAGGAACTGGTTTTGTGATGGTGAAAAGCTGAAAATGACCGATCAGTTTTCATCATCTTTAGGCAAGGAACTGAATTGGAGATTCTTCACAAAAGCCAAAGTAGTCGTTGCAAAAAATGGTAAAAAAGCCACCCTTCAACGCAATGGAAAATCCCTGACCATAAAATTAAAAGGCGTAAAAGACGCTCGATTTAATACGCTGGTGATGAACCCCCACTTCACCGAAATGGATAGCCCGAACAAGGAAATCAGTATGTTGAGTATAGACTTAAATGCCAAAGAAGCAGGCACATTAACTTTTATCATTGAATAA
- a CDS encoding glycoside hydrolase family 2 TIM barrel-domain containing protein, with protein MRTLFLNILLTLALAVSAFAQPEKVNFNADWLFHKGSLKDAPLKHDFDDNQWEKVDLPHTYNDQDIIDDPIGYYRGEAWYRKKFEVPTDWRHKKVSLNFEGVAIKCEIYVNDRYVGEHLGGYTAFYKDIEGLLNFGEENQLAIKTDNSENLQFTTPPVAGDFSMFGGIHRNVFLVTKNKLYFDHNFYGASGVFFQNTGLKNNKAQFNISTHYRQELPFDRQVIFRHQILNKNQKVIWKTAVTKRTHSGDISHWETDSKVNNIQPWSIDNPYLYTLKSQIIDAKDNKVIDEIEQKIGFRTVSISQQKGVLLNNKPIKLQGVARHQQYHHQGSALTDDQHQKDMVLAKDLGSNFVRISHYPHSPEIYKACDSLGMVSWSEIPCVNWVPFGQPFLDNSRTMMREMIYQNYNHPSVIIWGYHNEIWQAHEEAVLHAKAMEQISKQTDPSRLTAMAFQGTFLKNYVGELGEEIFNVSDINGFNVYQGWYQDTYKTIDHYVDSLKTYSPKKCIMLSEFGAGADPRIWSAKPSIHDFSNRYQVDFLKPYLATLHDSPWMVGYSIWILNDFERDSRKDAVPNVNNKGLISTDRQPKDAYYFVQANWSKKPMVYIEGAPMDTVVAVTEGNTFTVKLHVYGNGNKVKLRHNKQFFYELELKQREVEFDIDLQKGWNKIEAIDERNNCRYERKIFLKRVKSNSQGIEIPKEGLAINIGQTDRYFNGNERWLPASVFNENPNFKVLGGNIYHQAYKDKPALRLREGISENVFNSTDDPMYQTFRWGIEALNLKLKSGKYKLTFYWAYPFKAQKNRPLSQAEIAWGEQDGSVATTEDIFNLRINGSVDLSKLNVRKEAGNLKALEKEVICQTDKNGQIGIQLEALSGQAFLNGIKITPVE; from the coding sequence ATGAGAACTTTATTTTTAAATATTTTATTGACCCTTGCCTTGGCTGTATCGGCCTTTGCACAACCAGAAAAAGTCAATTTCAATGCCGATTGGCTATTCCATAAGGGCAGTCTGAAAGATGCTCCTTTGAAGCATGACTTTGACGACAATCAATGGGAAAAAGTAGACCTACCTCATACTTACAATGATCAGGACATCATTGATGATCCGATAGGATATTATCGAGGCGAAGCATGGTATCGCAAAAAATTTGAGGTACCAACGGATTGGCGACACAAAAAAGTAAGTCTGAACTTTGAAGGTGTAGCCATTAAATGTGAGATTTATGTTAATGATCGCTATGTTGGCGAACATTTGGGCGGTTATACTGCCTTCTACAAAGACATCGAAGGGCTATTGAATTTTGGGGAAGAAAACCAATTGGCCATCAAAACGGATAATTCTGAAAACCTGCAATTTACTACCCCACCTGTGGCTGGTGACTTCAGCATGTTCGGTGGCATTCACCGAAACGTCTTTTTGGTTACTAAAAACAAACTCTATTTTGATCATAACTTTTATGGCGCATCGGGGGTGTTTTTTCAGAACACAGGACTGAAAAACAACAAAGCGCAATTCAACATCAGCACCCACTACCGTCAGGAATTACCCTTTGATCGTCAGGTGATTTTTCGTCATCAGATATTGAACAAAAATCAGAAAGTCATCTGGAAAACTGCGGTTACCAAACGCACTCATTCAGGTGATATTTCCCATTGGGAAACCGACAGCAAGGTGAATAATATTCAACCTTGGTCAATTGACAACCCTTATTTATACACCTTGAAAAGTCAGATTATCGATGCTAAAGACAATAAGGTAATCGATGAGATTGAACAGAAAATCGGCTTTAGAACTGTAAGCATCAGTCAGCAAAAAGGGGTACTTTTGAATAACAAGCCGATCAAACTGCAAGGGGTGGCAAGGCATCAGCAATACCATCATCAGGGCAGCGCCTTAACCGATGATCAACACCAAAAAGATATGGTATTGGCGAAAGATTTGGGCTCGAATTTCGTCCGTATTTCCCACTATCCACATTCGCCCGAGATTTACAAAGCCTGTGATTCACTCGGCATGGTGAGTTGGAGCGAGATACCTTGTGTGAACTGGGTGCCTTTCGGTCAGCCCTTTTTGGACAACAGCCGAACGATGATGCGCGAGATGATTTATCAAAACTATAACCATCCTTCGGTCATCATCTGGGGTTATCATAACGAGATCTGGCAGGCACACGAAGAGGCGGTTTTGCACGCCAAAGCCATGGAACAAATTTCAAAGCAGACTGATCCGTCGCGTTTAACGGCCATGGCTTTTCAGGGCACTTTCCTAAAAAATTATGTAGGAGAATTGGGCGAAGAAATATTCAACGTTTCTGATATCAATGGCTTTAATGTCTATCAGGGATGGTATCAAGATACTTATAAAACCATCGATCATTATGTGGACAGCCTGAAAACCTACTCCCCGAAAAAGTGCATCATGCTCTCAGAATTTGGAGCGGGTGCTGATCCCCGTATTTGGAGCGCAAAACCAAGCATTCATGATTTCAGTAATCGCTATCAGGTGGATTTCCTCAAGCCCTATCTTGCCACCCTCCACGACAGCCCGTGGATGGTCGGATATAGCATCTGGATTTTGAATGATTTTGAACGTGACAGTCGTAAGGATGCCGTGCCGAATGTTAATAACAAAGGCTTAATCTCAACGGATCGTCAACCCAAAGATGCCTATTATTTTGTACAGGCAAATTGGTCGAAAAAGCCCATGGTTTATATCGAAGGCGCACCAATGGACACCGTGGTGGCCGTTACCGAGGGTAATACTTTCACAGTAAAATTACATGTTTACGGTAATGGCAACAAAGTAAAATTACGCCACAATAAACAATTCTTTTATGAACTTGAACTGAAGCAAAGGGAGGTTGAATTTGATATTGATCTACAAAAGGGATGGAATAAAATTGAAGCTATTGATGAGCGAAACAACTGCCGATACGAAAGGAAGATCTTCCTGAAAAGGGTCAAAAGCAATTCGCAGGGAATCGAGATACCGAAAGAGGGATTGGCTATTAATATCGGACAAACAGACCGATACTTTAATGGCAACGAACGATGGTTACCTGCATCGGTATTTAATGAAAATCCCAACTTTAAAGTATTAGGCGGAAATATTTACCACCAAGCCTACAAAGACAAACCTGCATTACGCCTACGCGAAGGTATTTCTGAAAACGTCTTCAACAGTACCGACGACCCGATGTATCAAACGTTCCGCTGGGGAATTGAAGCGCTCAATTTAAAGCTCAAATCAGGTAAATATAAATTGACCTTTTATTGGGCATATCCATTCAAAGCCCAAAAAAATCGACCACTTTCGCAGGCCGAAATCGCATGGGGCGAGCAGGACGGATCAGTTGCTACTACCGAGGATATTTTTAATCTTCGCATTAATGGTAGTGTCGATTTATCGAAACTGAATGTCAGAAAAGAAGCCGGTAATTTGAAGGCACTGGAAAAAGAAGTGATTTGTCAGACGGATAAAAATGGCCAAATTGGCATTCAGTTGGAAGCACTCAGCGGACAAGCCTTTTTGAATGGGATTAAGATTACGCCCGTGGAATAA
- a CDS encoding GH39 family glycosyl hydrolase, whose product MKKLYFLLFLIGTSCTSKQATNPQVNVNIDLNTTIGQNHQFWKALGYDFLFKIVNEPEGQYFLDRAQQKQSVKYYRAHYTFSNTSMVDERAGGKVGGQVVRTDKNGKRYYDFSIVNQTFREYVKRGMKPIVECDFYPDGFASEGQRKMNDEEFEAMVGAPADWNAWEDLLNAFMKNLVDEFGKEEIKSWYFEVWNEPDGWKGQDQKDFFKMYDLFAYTVKKYDNDFKVGGPACYHLGFLEQFVEHVVHGKNYITKKTGSPVDFLSYHIYALSGYWLKPSPDIYPQVSKFSADMLWLQRLMYQYPSLKGVEFHLNEWGLSSHGDSKFVDEYPQLEYRNSEVSALFMVKLVDCLYAIEDNHGLKTSLLGYWGSWFNAKTGPIFRGSRDLMTRGNVPKPILSAYELLAKLKDNRVKVKNLKAGNRYGCMATKDDSGVALMAYNFNETDDDFSKVADFDFALENGASTLKGKKVKVIRLDRKHNNTYRKWLELGAKPVSDELVTKLKEVGELKEVEQADLTFDGQNAHVKVSIPRHGMALILIE is encoded by the coding sequence GTGAAGAAGCTATATTTTTTGCTGTTTTTGATAGGTACCTCGTGCACATCAAAACAGGCCACTAACCCACAGGTAAATGTCAATATTGACCTGAATACAACCATTGGTCAAAACCACCAATTCTGGAAAGCATTGGGGTATGATTTTTTGTTTAAAATTGTCAATGAACCCGAAGGGCAATACTTCCTGGACAGGGCACAACAAAAGCAATCGGTAAAGTATTACCGGGCACATTATACCTTCTCGAATACGTCGATGGTCGATGAACGCGCCGGTGGAAAAGTGGGCGGACAGGTGGTTCGTACAGACAAAAACGGTAAACGATATTACGATTTTTCCATTGTTAATCAAACCTTCAGAGAGTATGTCAAAAGAGGGATGAAACCTATCGTTGAATGCGATTTTTACCCGGACGGCTTTGCTTCTGAAGGACAGCGAAAGATGAACGATGAGGAATTCGAGGCGATGGTCGGAGCGCCAGCAGATTGGAATGCTTGGGAAGATTTACTGAATGCCTTCATGAAAAACTTGGTCGATGAATTCGGCAAAGAGGAAATAAAAAGTTGGTATTTTGAGGTGTGGAATGAGCCAGACGGTTGGAAAGGACAGGACCAAAAAGACTTTTTCAAAATGTATGATTTGTTCGCTTATACGGTCAAAAAATATGATAATGATTTCAAAGTCGGCGGACCTGCCTGTTACCATTTGGGATTCTTGGAGCAATTCGTCGAGCATGTGGTTCATGGCAAAAACTATATCACCAAAAAAACCGGTTCTCCGGTAGATTTCTTATCCTACCACATCTATGCACTGTCGGGCTACTGGTTGAAGCCTTCTCCGGATATTTACCCACAGGTATCCAAATTTTCTGCCGATATGCTTTGGCTGCAACGTTTGATGTATCAATATCCTTCGCTGAAAGGGGTAGAATTCCATTTGAATGAGTGGGGTTTGTCATCGCATGGTGATAGTAAATTTGTCGATGAATATCCTCAGTTGGAGTACAGAAACTCAGAAGTTTCAGCCTTATTCATGGTGAAGTTGGTGGACTGTCTATATGCGATTGAAGATAATCATGGCTTAAAAACGAGCCTGTTGGGATATTGGGGAAGTTGGTTCAATGCCAAAACAGGACCTATTTTCCGTGGTTCACGAGACCTGATGACCCGTGGAAATGTACCAAAACCAATTTTGTCTGCTTACGAATTGCTGGCTAAACTTAAAGACAATCGAGTGAAGGTTAAAAACCTAAAAGCGGGTAACCGCTACGGCTGTATGGCCACTAAAGATGATAGCGGTGTGGCCTTGATGGCTTATAACTTCAATGAAACCGATGATGACTTTAGTAAAGTAGCTGATTTCGACTTTGCGCTTGAAAATGGAGCATCGACACTGAAAGGCAAAAAAGTTAAAGTGATTCGTTTGGATCGCAAGCATAATAACACTTACCGCAAATGGTTGGAATTAGGCGCTAAGCCTGTTTCTGATGAATTGGTAACTAAACTTAAAGAGGTCGGAGAATTGAAAGAGGTCGAGCAAGCAGATTTGACTTTTGATGGGCAAAATGCTCATGTAAAAGTAAGCATCCCTCGACATGGCATGGCTTTAATCTTGATCGAATAA